A single genomic interval of Candidatus Binataceae bacterium harbors:
- a CDS encoding radical SAM protein — MSDRLRVNEIFYSIQGESTRVGRPCVFVRLTGCNLRCVWCDTEYAFYDGRQMAIAEIVDQVRSYGCELVEVTGGEPMLQKGIHALLRALLDDNRTVMIETSGERDLSGVDQRIIKIMDLKCPGSGELARNRWSNLDCLTPRDEVKFVLADRRDYEWARAVIAERGIAARVNAILMSPVFGLLKPATLASWILEDRIPVTMQLQMHKQIWDPSARGV; from the coding sequence GTGTCTGATCGCCTGCGCGTTAACGAGATTTTCTACAGTATCCAGGGGGAATCCACTCGGGTCGGGCGGCCGTGCGTTTTCGTCCGGCTCACCGGATGCAACCTGCGTTGCGTCTGGTGCGATACCGAATATGCCTTTTACGATGGCCGGCAGATGGCGATCGCGGAGATCGTTGATCAGGTCCGCAGCTATGGCTGCGAACTCGTTGAGGTTACCGGCGGTGAGCCGATGCTGCAAAAAGGCATCCACGCGCTTTTGCGCGCGCTGCTGGATGATAACCGCACGGTGATGATCGAGACCTCAGGCGAGCGCGATTTGAGCGGCGTCGATCAGCGCATAATCAAGATCATGGACCTGAAATGTCCGGGCAGCGGCGAACTCGCGCGCAATCGCTGGAGCAATCTCGATTGCCTGACGCCGCGCGACGAAGTGAAATTCGTGCTCGCCGATCGTCGCGACTACGAATGGGCGCGCGCGGTCATCGCCGAACGCGGGATCGCCGCGCGCGTCAACGCGATCCTCATGAGCCCGGTCTTTGGCCTGTTAAAGCCTGCGACGCTCGCGTCCTGGATTCTGGAGGATCGCATCCCGGTAACGATGCAGCTCCAGATGCACAAGCAGATCTGGGATCCGTCGGCTCGTGGCGTTTAG
- a CDS encoding UTP--glucose-1-phosphate uridylyltransferase — protein MKVRKAVVVAAGLGTRMLPASKVIPKEILPVVDKPAIQMVVEEAVASGIEEIVLLLGPGKEALLEHFQPAPALERYLEQRGKRELLESARQMNRLAHFTTAWQNEPLGLGHAVLQARDAVGDEPFAVILPDDIFDCERPCLRQLLDAAEAADAPIVALMRVPRTEIPKYGIVAVRPAGPRLYELTGMVEKPPIEKAPSEFAIMGRYVLTPEIFELLARVTPGAGGEIQLTDGLLALAQRRKLYGYEFAGVRYDLGDRVGFLTAQIGFGLKRPELADGLRTWLRSTLKL, from the coding sequence ATGAAGGTGCGCAAGGCGGTAGTCGTGGCGGCGGGGTTGGGCACGCGGATGCTGCCGGCGTCCAAGGTGATTCCCAAAGAAATTCTGCCGGTCGTCGATAAGCCGGCGATCCAGATGGTCGTCGAGGAGGCGGTCGCCTCGGGCATCGAGGAGATCGTGCTGCTGCTCGGCCCGGGCAAGGAGGCGCTGCTCGAACATTTTCAGCCCGCACCGGCACTCGAGCGCTACCTCGAACAGCGCGGCAAGCGCGAACTGCTCGAAAGCGCCCGCCAGATGAACCGGCTGGCGCATTTCACTACTGCCTGGCAGAACGAGCCGCTGGGTCTGGGGCACGCGGTTTTGCAGGCGCGCGACGCGGTCGGCGATGAACCCTTCGCGGTGATCCTGCCCGACGATATTTTTGACTGCGAGCGGCCCTGCCTGCGCCAGTTACTCGACGCCGCCGAAGCGGCTGACGCGCCGATCGTCGCCCTGATGCGCGTGCCGCGCACCGAGATCCCCAAGTACGGGATCGTCGCGGTGCGGCCGGCCGGCCCGCGCCTCTACGAACTCACCGGAATGGTCGAGAAGCCGCCGATCGAAAAAGCCCCCAGCGAGTTCGCGATCATGGGCCGCTACGTTCTAACGCCCGAGATTTTCGAGTTGCTGGCGCGCGTCACACCGGGCGCGGGCGGCGAAATCCAGCTCACCGATGGTTTGCTGGCGCTTGCGCAACGACGGAAGCTCTACGGCTATGAATTCGCGGGCGTCCGCTACGACCTCGGCGATCGCGTCGGCTTCCTCACCGCGCAAATTGGCTTCGGTCTGAAACGACCTGAATTGGCTGACGGCCTGCGCACCTGGCTCCGCTCGACGCTCAAGCTCTAG
- the larC gene encoding nickel pincer cofactor biosynthesis protein LarC has translation MKTVYLDAFSGLSGDMITGALLDAGAPFAELETVIATLGLSGYRLVIRSKTASGIVATKFEVEVSTPQPERHLGEIVAMIRRGALTPAAANNAIAIFEALAAAEARVHRTTPEQVHFHEVGAVDSIIDVVAAAWGFDQLGVGTLLVGPLPLGKGFTRSRHGIIPVPPPATMELLTGFPVRLGDGESEMVTPTGAAIVKALAQPAPASLDFAIGRIAYGAGTKDFTDRPNLLRLILGDEVQRFATNELIEIAANIDDLNPQIYDHVSSRLFAAGARDVTITPTIMKKGRPGITLMVLAEAPARERIAGILFAETSTIGIRFHPVSRLKLARRLIEVETRFGVIHVKVSGDAARPANLAPEYEDCRQAALTHAAPLKLVIEEAAAAARRMLS, from the coding sequence ATGAAGACGGTTTATCTCGACGCCTTTTCCGGACTGAGCGGCGACATGATCACCGGCGCCCTGCTCGACGCCGGCGCACCTTTCGCCGAGCTCGAGACCGTGATCGCGACGCTCGGTCTGAGCGGCTATCGGCTCGTTATCCGCTCCAAAACCGCCAGCGGGATCGTCGCGACGAAGTTCGAGGTCGAGGTCTCGACGCCGCAGCCAGAGCGTCACCTCGGCGAGATCGTTGCGATGATCCGGCGCGGCGCGCTGACACCGGCCGCCGCCAACAACGCGATCGCGATCTTCGAAGCGCTCGCGGCGGCCGAGGCGCGGGTCCATCGCACGACGCCCGAGCAGGTGCACTTTCACGAGGTCGGCGCGGTCGATTCGATCATCGACGTGGTCGCGGCGGCGTGGGGCTTCGATCAGCTCGGGGTCGGCACGCTCTTGGTCGGGCCGCTACCGCTGGGTAAGGGTTTCACCCGCTCGCGTCACGGCATCATTCCGGTGCCGCCGCCGGCGACCATGGAATTGCTGACGGGCTTTCCGGTCCGGCTGGGTGACGGCGAGTCCGAGATGGTCACGCCGACCGGCGCCGCGATCGTGAAGGCGCTCGCACAGCCGGCGCCGGCGTCTCTCGACTTCGCGATCGGCCGGATTGCCTATGGCGCCGGCACGAAGGATTTCACCGACCGTCCGAATCTGCTGCGTCTCATTCTCGGCGATGAAGTGCAGCGCTTCGCAACCAACGAGCTAATCGAGATTGCGGCGAATATCGACGACCTTAATCCGCAGATCTACGACCACGTCAGCAGCCGGCTCTTTGCGGCGGGCGCGCGCGACGTGACAATCACGCCGACAATCATGAAAAAGGGGCGGCCCGGGATAACGCTTATGGTGCTGGCGGAGGCACCGGCGCGCGAGCGGATCGCGGGAATCCTGTTCGCCGAAACTTCGACGATCGGCATCCGCTTTCATCCCGTGAGCCGTCTCAAGCTCGCACGGCGGCTAATCGAGGTCGAGACGCGCTTCGGCGTTATTCACGTGAAGGTCTCGGGAGACGCCGCGCGGCCCGCCAACCTTGCGCCGGAATACGAAGATTGCCGGCAGGCGGCCCTGACGCACGCGGCTCCGCTCAAGCTGGTGATCGAGGAAGCGGCGGCGGCGGCGCGGCGCATGCTATCCTGA
- the dksA gene encoding RNA polymerase-binding protein DksA, translated as MRTREINQFRRLLEERKRVLVDEAERALGSMNQKSDEVFADPADRATHEADRNLSLRFRDRERKLLSKIDEAFARLDSGAYGRCEECGNEIGLARLKARPVTTLCIGCKSAQEARERAGSPR; from the coding sequence ATGAGGACGCGGGAGATTAACCAGTTTCGGCGGCTGCTCGAGGAGCGCAAGCGCGTTCTGGTCGACGAGGCCGAACGCGCGCTCGGCTCGATGAACCAGAAAAGCGACGAAGTCTTTGCGGATCCGGCCGATCGCGCGACTCATGAAGCCGATCGCAACCTGAGCCTGCGCTTCCGCGATCGCGAGCGCAAATTGCTCTCGAAAATCGATGAAGCTTTCGCGCGGCTCGACAGTGGCGCCTACGGCCGCTGCGAGGAGTGCGGCAACGAAATCGGCCTCGCGCGGCTCAAGGCGCGTCCGGTCACTACGCTCTGCATCGGTTGCAAGTCCGCGCAGGAAGCGCGCGAACGCGCCGGTTCGCCGCGCTAA
- the pcnB gene encoding polynucleotide adenylyltransferase PcnB: MEPTIVERADHPISRRDIDPNVLKVLYRLIGAGHRAYLVGGGVRDLMVGRQPKDFDVATSAHPNQVRELFRNSRLIGRRFRLVHVFFGPNNLEVATFRRRSDELVDSGDPLIRHDNSFGTAEEDAFRRDFTINGLFYDPGSFQVIDYVEGVADLRARLIRAIGDPELRMREDPVRMIRAVRFAVKLGFAIEPATRAAIEQNRCDLAKASIPRLVEETYRTLSIPQADSALVLLHQLGLLELLLPFLAQELYGQWLADAPVVRNLAAMGQAMAGQGAAESATRGQGQEPQEFSRPFILALLFADFHLTRPRNQTREELAALVAALRARGYSKADTEQMRLLLDALTHITTRSRTLRRIMRRPYFADARRLFELIAPAAVSDPVALEDFLAGPPRAATATAPPARGRRRRRRRGGRGRRPKPMILATSTIAAAPDGESPGAIATIDNTAGAAASAETIPVKITEGE, encoded by the coding sequence TTGGAACCAACAATCGTCGAGCGTGCGGATCATCCGATTTCGCGCCGGGATATCGATCCCAACGTGCTCAAGGTGCTCTATCGCCTGATTGGCGCGGGACATCGCGCCTACCTGGTCGGAGGTGGGGTGCGTGATCTGATGGTCGGACGCCAGCCCAAGGACTTCGACGTCGCGACCTCTGCGCATCCTAATCAAGTGCGCGAGCTATTCCGCAACTCGCGCCTGATTGGGCGCCGCTTTCGTCTGGTGCACGTCTTCTTCGGACCAAACAATCTCGAGGTCGCGACCTTTCGCCGCCGGAGCGACGAACTGGTTGATAGCGGCGACCCGTTGATTCGCCACGACAACAGCTTTGGCACCGCCGAGGAGGACGCCTTCCGCCGCGATTTCACGATCAACGGCCTCTTCTATGACCCGGGCTCATTTCAGGTAATCGATTACGTCGAGGGAGTGGCCGATCTGCGCGCCCGCCTGATTCGCGCGATCGGGGATCCGGAGTTGCGGATGCGCGAGGATCCGGTGCGGATGATTCGGGCAGTGCGCTTCGCGGTCAAACTGGGCTTTGCGATCGAACCTGCCACGCGCGCTGCGATCGAGCAAAATCGCTGTGATCTCGCCAAGGCCTCGATCCCGCGCCTGGTCGAGGAGACCTATCGCACGCTGTCGATTCCACAGGCCGACAGCGCTCTCGTTCTGCTGCATCAGCTAGGGTTGCTCGAGCTGCTGCTGCCATTCCTGGCGCAGGAGCTCTATGGCCAATGGCTGGCCGACGCGCCGGTCGTGCGGAATCTCGCCGCGATGGGTCAGGCGATGGCGGGCCAGGGGGCGGCGGAGTCTGCGACACGCGGCCAAGGTCAAGAGCCACAAGAGTTTTCGCGGCCGTTCATCCTCGCCCTACTCTTCGCCGATTTTCATCTGACGCGGCCACGCAATCAGACCCGCGAGGAACTCGCGGCCCTGGTGGCAGCTCTGCGAGCGCGCGGCTACTCGAAGGCGGACACGGAGCAGATGCGCCTACTGCTCGACGCCCTGACGCATATCACTACGCGATCGCGGACGCTGCGGCGGATCATGCGACGGCCCTACTTTGCCGATGCGCGCCGGCTCTTCGAGTTGATCGCGCCCGCCGCGGTGAGTGATCCGGTCGCGCTCGAGGATTTTCTCGCGGGGCCGCCGCGAGCTGCAACCGCGACAGCGCCGCCTGCGCGCGGGCGTCGACGCCGGCGGCGGCGTGGCGGACGCGGGCGGCGTCCCAAACCTATGATCCTGGCAACGTCCACGATCGCGGCTGCGCCCGATGGCGAGAGTCCCGGCGCGATCGCAACGATCGATAACACCGCAGGCGCTGCGGCCTCAGCGGAAACGATCCCAGTCAAAATCACCGAGGGCGAGTAG
- a CDS encoding CoA transferase has protein sequence MPTMPRMLEGYRVLDFTQFVAGPTCTRILAEMGAEVIKLELAPAGDRVRGGGLKPLKPEFKDSSTSTYYLQHNHSKLSFAIDLKQPGARELVMSMVPKVDVIVENFAPGVIKRLGFAYEDVKKVNPKIIMCSISMAGQTGPLAYKAGYDYIGQAYAGVTDGIGEADRAPALVTMAIGDVSTGVAAAMAVGFALVHRERTGEGQYLDASLTDTYFHMHEASTPMVALRGAKFRKTRNGSQHPDGGPTGVYHFKGDQFILLTIPTPHQWRAFCRAMGTPALADDPRFKNARGRRDNDGELKVIIEDWMRGFETRDDVLAVLDKERVPCAPVLTVNEAVHHPHLNERKTVRWIDDPLLGKLALPGVPVKFSAWPDRTELRTARLGEDNEQVLHELLNLPDDQIKKLYADGVLVRDATLASAAPKG, from the coding sequence ATGCCGACAATGCCGCGGATGCTGGAAGGCTACCGAGTTTTGGATTTCACACAGTTCGTGGCGGGACCGACCTGCACGCGAATCCTCGCCGAAATGGGCGCTGAGGTAATCAAGCTTGAACTGGCGCCGGCCGGCGACCGTGTGCGCGGCGGCGGCCTCAAGCCGCTCAAGCCCGAGTTCAAGGATTCGAGCACCAGCACCTACTATCTACAGCACAACCACAGTAAGCTCAGCTTCGCGATCGACCTCAAGCAGCCCGGCGCACGCGAGCTGGTGATGTCGATGGTCCCGAAGGTCGACGTTATCGTTGAGAATTTTGCGCCCGGTGTGATCAAGCGGCTGGGCTTCGCCTATGAGGATGTCAAGAAGGTCAACCCCAAAATCATCATGTGCTCAATCTCGATGGCGGGGCAGACCGGGCCGCTCGCCTACAAGGCGGGCTATGATTATATCGGCCAGGCCTACGCCGGAGTCACAGACGGGATCGGCGAGGCCGATCGCGCACCCGCGCTGGTCACGATGGCGATCGGCGACGTCTCGACCGGCGTCGCGGCCGCGATGGCGGTGGGCTTCGCGCTGGTTCATCGTGAGCGCACTGGCGAGGGCCAGTACCTTGACGCTTCGCTGACCGATACCTATTTCCACATGCATGAGGCCAGCACGCCGATGGTCGCGCTGCGTGGCGCGAAATTTCGCAAGACGCGCAACGGCTCGCAGCATCCCGATGGCGGCCCCACCGGCGTTTACCACTTCAAGGGCGATCAGTTCATTCTCCTGACGATTCCGACGCCGCATCAATGGCGCGCCTTCTGCCGCGCGATGGGCACGCCTGCGCTCGCCGACGATCCGCGCTTCAAGAATGCGCGCGGCCGCCGCGACAATGACGGCGAGTTGAAGGTGATCATCGAGGACTGGATGCGCGGCTTCGAGACTCGCGACGACGTGCTTGCGGTGCTAGACAAGGAGCGGGTGCCGTGCGCTCCCGTCCTCACGGTGAACGAAGCGGTCCATCATCCGCATCTGAACGAACGCAAGACGGTGCGCTGGATCGACGACCCGCTGCTCGGCAAACTGGCGCTCCCCGGGGTGCCGGTGAAATTCTCGGCCTGGCCCGATCGCACAGAACTGCGCACGGCCCGCCTCGGCGAGGATAACGAGCAGGTGCTGCACGAGCTGCTGAATCTGCCCGACGATCAGATCAAAAAACTGTACGCCGACGGGGTACTCGTCCGCGACGCGACGCTCGCGAGCGCTGCGCCCAAAGGCTAA